A DNA window from Candidatus Syntrophoarchaeum caldarius contains the following coding sequences:
- a CDS encoding Ferrous iron transporter, FeoA subunit domain protein — protein sequence MTGERLLTEFNPGEVGRVKKITGGHGIQHNIRSMGIREGKILRVMTRQPLRGPIVIEVDGMRIAIGRGMAKKIILGDV from the coding sequence GTGACAGGTGAAAGACTGCTTACGGAATTTAATCCAGGCGAGGTTGGAAGAGTTAAGAAGATTACAGGTGGTCATGGAATTCAGCACAACATACGCTCGATGGGTATCAGAGAGGGTAAGATCTTGAGAGTTATGACGAGACAACCGCTACGAGGTCCAATTGTTATTGAGGTTGATGGGATGAGAATTGCCATCGGTAGAGGTATGGCAAAGAAAATAATTCTGGGTGATGTATGA
- a CDS encoding imidazole glycerol phosphate synthase subunit hisF, with protein MLAKRIIPCLDVTLDRVGGCVVKGVEFVNLREAGDPVELAKRYNREGADELIFLDITASSDRRRTMIDVIERTGEEVFIPMTVGGGISTIEEIKKILRAGADKVTVNTAAVKNPELIDISSKIFGSQCIVTAIDCRRNFNDLEGKEVVELEDGSKAWYEVVIYGGRTPVGIDAIKWAREVERRGSGEIMLTSMNTDGRKDGYDLPITRAISEAVDIPIIASGGAGTLEHIYDALTAGKADAALAASIFHFREIEIEEVKRYLRERGVSVRS; from the coding sequence ATGCTTGCAAAACGGATCATTCCATGCCTGGATGTGACGCTCGACAGGGTCGGCGGTTGTGTTGTGAAAGGCGTTGAGTTTGTTAACCTCAGGGAGGCAGGTGATCCTGTCGAGCTTGCAAAGCGATACAATAGAGAAGGGGCAGACGAACTCATCTTTCTTGATATTACAGCATCGAGCGACCGCAGAAGGACGATGATCGATGTCATCGAGCGCACAGGGGAGGAAGTCTTTATCCCGATGACCGTCGGGGGTGGGATCAGCACGATCGAAGAGATCAAGAAGATTTTGCGTGCTGGTGCAGACAAGGTCACAGTCAATACCGCGGCTGTGAAGAACCCTGAGCTTATAGATATTTCCTCCAAAATCTTCGGCTCACAGTGTATCGTGACGGCAATCGATTGCAGGCGAAATTTTAACGATCTTGAGGGAAAAGAAGTGGTCGAACTTGAAGACGGTAGTAAGGCGTGGTATGAGGTTGTAATCTATGGCGGGAGAACACCCGTTGGGATTGATGCGATAAAATGGGCAAGGGAGGTAGAACGAAGAGGATCGGGCGAAATCATGCTCACTTCGATGAATACAGATGGAAGAAAGGATGGTTACGATCTTCCGATAACCCGTGCAATCTCAGAGGCGGTTGATATCCCGATCATCGCATCAGGCGGTGCTGGAACTCTGGAGCATATTTACGACGCTTTGACAGCAGGAAAGGCGGATGCTGCACTTGCGGCAAGTATATTCCATTTCAGGGAGATCGAGATCGAGGAGGTCAAGCGGTATTTGAGGGAGCGTGGAGTTTCAGTCAGGAGTTAG
- a CDS encoding protein containing DUF473 → MDELGRGERTMTKYLTLSGMRRSVMEELARDRLKTMQITSPHNFFAIMKLNTGDLVFLTDESPEDVNRKTQGIVAQVRSRQISMQRFYHVDASGSEEREVLSARLQLEKKFVAIVKVVEHGDLGMPMIVEAERVLSYHAL, encoded by the coding sequence ATGGATGAACTGGGGCGAGGTGAAAGAACGATGACTAAATATCTTACATTGAGTGGGATGCGGCGAAGCGTGATGGAAGAACTCGCACGTGATCGTCTGAAGACGATGCAGATCACAAGCCCACATAACTTTTTTGCGATAATGAAACTTAATACTGGTGACCTGGTCTTTTTGACTGATGAAAGCCCTGAAGATGTGAACCGTAAGACACAGGGGATTGTTGCACAGGTTAGATCCCGCCAGATCTCCATGCAACGATTTTATCATGTGGATGCATCGGGTTCTGAGGAACGGGAAGTCCTCTCAGCAAGGTTACAGCTTGAGAAGAAATTTGTAGCGATTGTGAAGGTTGTTGAGCACGGGGATCTTGGAATGCCGATGATAGTTGAGGCAGAGCGGGTTCTATCATATCACGCGCTGTAG
- a CDS encoding 3-isopropylmalate dehydratase yields MTDQLNADLCEIEILTEKIEAEKPLVIEAFPGIGLIGNITGGHIVRELDMKYAGTVVSRFFPPIATLMEGIVRPPIKIYESKKARLVVIYSDIPINPIVSYDLAKVFTDFALDIGASEILSVAGILTQSGEERVFGAATTEAMLEKLSGVTEVFRMGTISGLSGSIMVECLVRDFPAISLIGETHAPGPDPLAASRVIGVINKIYDLDISVDLLLEEAAKIENELEQLTKEMQVTEPLPPREFPMYG; encoded by the coding sequence ATGACGGATCAGTTGAATGCAGATCTATGTGAGATTGAGATACTGACCGAGAAAATCGAGGCTGAAAAGCCACTTGTGATTGAGGCTTTTCCAGGTATAGGACTTATCGGGAATATCACGGGCGGACACATTGTAAGGGAACTCGATATGAAATATGCTGGGACAGTCGTATCACGTTTTTTTCCACCTATCGCCACACTTATGGAAGGGATTGTTCGACCACCCATCAAAATATATGAATCAAAAAAAGCCAGACTGGTTGTCATTTACTCAGATATACCGATAAACCCAATTGTTTCATACGATCTTGCAAAGGTCTTTACGGATTTCGCACTGGATATTGGGGCATCAGAGATCCTTTCAGTAGCGGGTATTCTCACTCAGAGCGGTGAGGAACGAGTGTTCGGGGCCGCAACCACTGAAGCAATGCTTGAGAAGCTGAGTGGTGTGACAGAGGTCTTCAGGATGGGAACAATCTCAGGATTATCAGGTAGTATAATGGTAGAATGCCTCGTCAGAGACTTTCCTGCAATATCGCTCATCGGAGAGACACATGCGCCAGGTCCAGATCCGCTTGCAGCATCAAGGGTGATCGGGGTCATAAACAAGATATATGATCTTGATATCAGTGTGGATCTACTTCTGGAGGAGGCCGCAAAGATCGAGAATGAGCTGGAGCAACTCACAAAAGAGATGCAGGTCACGGAACCGTTACCTCCAAGAGAGTTTCCGATGTATGGATGA
- a CDS encoding replication factor C small subunit, whose product MKEEIWIEKYRPRNLDQIIGQTSVTSRLKSYARARKLPHLLFSGPPGVGKTAAAVALTRELFGDVWHENFIELNASDERGIETVRTKIKTFARLAPRSGADFKIIFLDESDSLTDAAQSALRRTMEQYSSTCRFILSCNYSSKIIEPIQSRCAIFRFKPLSMKDMIEQIRWISEQEGVTISDEGIDAICEIARGDMRRAINALQSAAALEKPIEREMIYEITATVSTKDVMKLINLAIDEGFDPARKELNDIFDRGVASGEILDVLARRIFDFPISDQAKIELMERIGEADYRITEGANERLQMEALIAYVSLNREKTREKNYNT is encoded by the coding sequence ATGAAAGAAGAGATCTGGATTGAGAAGTACAGACCCCGTAACCTTGATCAAATTATTGGGCAGACAAGTGTTACATCGAGGCTGAAATCCTATGCCAGAGCCAGAAAACTCCCCCATCTTCTATTCTCAGGTCCACCAGGTGTTGGAAAAACTGCCGCTGCTGTTGCACTGACACGAGAACTTTTTGGTGATGTGTGGCATGAGAACTTCATCGAACTCAACGCATCGGATGAGCGAGGCATCGAGACGGTCAGGACAAAAATCAAGACCTTTGCCAGGCTTGCGCCACGAAGCGGAGCTGATTTCAAGATTATATTCCTCGATGAGTCTGATTCACTGACAGATGCAGCACAATCCGCACTCAGAAGAACGATGGAGCAGTATTCTTCAACGTGCAGGTTCATACTGAGCTGCAACTACTCTTCAAAGATTATTGAACCGATCCAGTCGAGGTGTGCGATCTTTCGGTTCAAGCCACTCAGCATGAAGGATATGATAGAGCAGATCAGATGGATCTCAGAGCAGGAGGGTGTCACGATCAGCGATGAGGGAATCGATGCGATCTGTGAGATTGCAAGAGGGGATATGCGGCGCGCGATAAATGCACTTCAGTCAGCAGCCGCGCTTGAGAAGCCGATAGAGCGTGAGATGATCTATGAAATTACAGCCACCGTGTCAACGAAGGATGTGATGAAACTCATTAACCTGGCGATAGATGAAGGTTTTGATCCTGCACGAAAGGAGCTCAATGATATTTTCGATAGAGGAGTTGCATCTGGCGAGATTCTTGATGTTCTTGCAAGACGGATATTTGACTTTCCAATCTCCGATCAGGCAAAGATTGAACTCATGGAACGAATTGGGGAGGCTGACTACAGAATAACAGAAGGAGCAAATGAACGGCTCCAGATGGAAGCTCTGATAGCATACGTTAGTTTAAATAGAGAAAAAACTCGTGAAAAAAATTATAACACATAA
- a CDS encoding KH domain protein, archaea: MIEHIRIPPDRIGSLIGVEGSVKEFIEENCEVALDIDSENGNVKLESRGDPFKALRASDIIKAIAHGFSPQNASKLLEDDDLVFTIVDLSHIAESPKELVRIKGRIIGKDGSTRETIEELTDSKISVYDESIAIIGYPEKVKIVESAIDMLINGAPHGNVYSFLERKRREEKLNTEF; this comes from the coding sequence ATGATCGAACATATAAGAATACCTCCAGACAGAATAGGATCGTTGATTGGTGTTGAAGGAAGTGTAAAGGAATTTATAGAGGAGAATTGCGAGGTTGCTCTCGATATCGATAGCGAGAACGGCAACGTAAAGCTTGAATCAAGAGGCGATCCGTTTAAAGCTTTGAGAGCCAGTGATATTATAAAGGCAATTGCTCACGGATTCTCACCGCAAAATGCATCGAAGTTACTTGAGGACGATGATCTGGTATTCACGATCGTGGATCTCTCTCATATAGCAGAATCCCCAAAGGAACTTGTAAGAATCAAGGGCAGGATCATCGGGAAAGATGGTTCGACACGAGAAACCATAGAAGAGCTTACAGATTCAAAGATCTCGGTCTACGACGAGTCGATTGCAATCATCGGATATCCAGAGAAAGTGAAGATCGTCGAGAGCGCGATCGATATGCTGATCAATGGCGCCCCTCATGGGAACGTCTATTCATTCCTTGAACGTAAACGACGGGAAGAGAAGTTGAATACGGAGTTTTAG
- a CDS encoding sigma factor produces MSAHDDLIEAAASLILDSKKTVALTGDAIAKGAITSFNADNRLFNKYDPEEYAHIATLQKNPARSWMLLGNTIKVIQKSELDPAYLLLAELEKKGLLATIITNNFDNRHQVAGSRNVIELQGNIMNLSCMNCNEKYSATEVSIEELPPRCKCGGVLRPDAVLFGEKITFEAVVKTREEVENCELMLVIGTGELMQPVASMPLIANENGAKIIEINPEKTILTFIADIFIEGTPSEILGEIVKWIENNTELNV; encoded by the coding sequence ATGTCAGCGCATGATGATCTAATCGAGGCAGCGGCTTCACTGATTCTTGATTCAAAGAAGACGGTGGCACTCACAGGTGATGCCATAGCAAAAGGGGCGATCACCTCATTCAATGCAGATAACAGGTTATTCAATAAATACGACCCTGAAGAGTATGCACACATCGCAACGTTACAGAAAAATCCAGCCAGATCATGGATGCTCCTTGGCAATACAATCAAGGTTATACAAAAAAGTGAACTGGATCCTGCGTATTTGCTGCTCGCAGAACTTGAAAAAAAAGGGCTTCTTGCAACAATCATCACAAATAACTTTGATAACCGTCATCAGGTCGCTGGAAGCAGGAATGTTATCGAACTACAGGGAAATATTATGAATCTGAGTTGTATGAATTGCAATGAAAAATACAGTGCAACAGAGGTCTCAATCGAGGAACTTCCACCCAGATGCAAGTGTGGTGGTGTGCTTCGACCGGATGCAGTTCTCTTTGGTGAAAAAATCACATTTGAAGCGGTTGTAAAAACCCGCGAGGAAGTTGAAAACTGCGAGTTGATGCTTGTGATAGGAACAGGAGAGCTTATGCAACCTGTTGCGAGTATGCCCCTCATTGCAAATGAAAATGGAGCAAAGATTATCGAGATAAATCCAGAAAAAACCATACTCACATTTATCGCAGATATATTCATCGAAGGTACGCCATCAGAGATACTTGGTGAGATAGTAAAGTGGATTGAGAATAATACGGAGTTGAATGTATGA
- a CDS encoding ApbE-like lipoprotein, translating into MIRRHFQLKETIVTLIAEHESEITAAITAIRKQRRELEAYITRDPFFATTLEPYDLKGDAPEIVEWMVETTEKVGCGPMAAVAGAIAGFALSAMIEKGASYAIVDNGGDIALTTDRPIKVGIYAGGSAINNLALEIAPTPLLGICTSSATVGPSISFGIADAASVLSPDVALADAAATALGNALTTDDAIEDAFSVVKDISEIDGAFIIHRDRLALWGELPSFVMVDVNPELITYRREYVSA; encoded by the coding sequence ATGATAAGACGGCACTTTCAGTTGAAGGAGACGATTGTAACCCTGATAGCCGAGCACGAATCTGAGATTACGGCTGCAATTACCGCAATCCGCAAACAGAGACGTGAACTTGAGGCATACATCACCAGAGATCCGTTCTTTGCCACAACACTTGAACCCTATGATCTTAAGGGGGATGCACCAGAAATCGTTGAATGGATGGTTGAAACAACAGAAAAAGTTGGATGTGGGCCCATGGCTGCGGTTGCCGGTGCCATCGCAGGGTTTGCACTTTCTGCCATGATAGAAAAAGGGGCAAGCTATGCGATCGTTGATAATGGAGGAGATATTGCACTTACCACAGATCGACCCATCAAGGTTGGTATCTATGCTGGGGGGTCTGCAATCAACAATCTTGCACTTGAGATTGCACCAACCCCGCTGCTGGGAATCTGCACATCCTCTGCAACGGTAGGACCCTCGATAAGCTTTGGTATAGCGGATGCGGCATCTGTTCTATCACCCGACGTGGCGCTTGCCGATGCTGCTGCAACCGCGCTTGGTAACGCACTTACCACAGATGACGCCATTGAGGATGCATTCTCGGTGGTAAAAGATATTAGTGAGATCGACGGTGCATTTATCATTCATCGTGACAGGCTCGCGCTCTGGGGTGAACTTCCAAGTTTTGTCATGGTGGATGTAAATCCCGAATTGATAACATACAGGAGAGAATATGTCAGCGCATGA
- a CDS encoding iron-sulfur binding protein, whose protein sequence is MKVRLTYTPSIIQKPTIAEVILESKAKININRANIGPISGEMIIDIPEDKYNRVVQLFKDKGLKVSLLYQPIMRDDSRCIQCGVCTSVCPVETFRIEKDWSISLETDRCIQCGVCTSVCPTAALTLSEGEI, encoded by the coding sequence ATGAAAGTGCGCCTTACCTATACGCCATCGATTATTCAAAAACCTACAATCGCTGAGGTAATCCTTGAATCAAAGGCAAAGATCAATATAAATCGTGCAAACATCGGTCCCATCAGTGGTGAGATGATCATAGACATCCCTGAGGATAAATACAATCGTGTTGTCCAGCTATTCAAGGATAAGGGGCTGAAAGTCTCGTTACTTTATCAGCCGATTATGCGTGATGATAGCAGATGCATCCAGTGTGGTGTCTGTACGTCGGTCTGCCCCGTTGAAACATTCCGAATCGAGAAGGACTGGTCGATTTCGCTTGAGACCGACCGATGCATCCAGTGTGGTGTCTGTACGTCGGTCTGCCCTACCGCTGCACTCACGCTTTCAGAGGGCGAGATATGA
- a CDS encoding glucose-6-phosphate isomerase, whose translation MDLPLTFGDRVVQPDVRRLSDMRELLFDRSFADHADDMDLYFMYRDLYLSKRDHEILKEADLRYDITIIPPLLLGCEYVKTAGHYHPPAGKEGVTYPEVYEVLEGEAHYLLQRLEGSSITDVVIVEAAERDKVLIPPGYGHITINPSNKRLKMANLVSRSFSSIYEPIVRKRGGAYFETIDGFVKNKLYGELPPIRFIKPRDMPEFGLIKAKEIYGLIRKDIERLEFLTNPAAFIDKFEKILE comes from the coding sequence ATGGATCTTCCACTCACTTTTGGTGATAGAGTTGTTCAGCCAGATGTAAGGCGATTATCCGATATGCGCGAGCTTCTCTTTGATCGATCCTTTGCAGATCATGCCGATGATATGGATCTCTACTTTATGTACAGGGATCTCTATCTGAGCAAACGAGATCATGAGATCCTGAAAGAAGCAGATCTCAGGTACGATATCACTATAATCCCTCCGCTTCTGCTTGGATGTGAGTACGTCAAGACCGCGGGGCATTATCACCCACCAGCAGGCAAAGAAGGGGTTACATATCCGGAGGTTTATGAGGTGCTTGAGGGTGAGGCGCATTATCTTCTCCAGCGGCTTGAAGGGTCAAGTATCACAGATGTCGTAATTGTGGAAGCAGCAGAAAGGGATAAAGTACTCATACCACCAGGATACGGCCATATAACGATAAATCCATCGAATAAACGGTTGAAAATGGCAAACCTGGTCTCAAGAAGTTTCTCGTCAATCTATGAACCAATTGTTAGAAAACGTGGCGGTGCATACTTTGAAACAATCGATGGTTTTGTTAAAAACAAACTATATGGGGAACTTCCACCGATTCGATTCATAAAACCCAGAGATATGCCAGAATTTGGACTTATCAAGGCAAAAGAGATCTACGGACTGATCAGGAAAGATATAGAGCGTCTTGAGTTTCTCACAAATCCTGCCGCTTTCATAGATAAATTTGAGAAGATTCTGGAGTAA
- a CDS encoding small mechanosensitive ion channel protein MscS → MGRVAFEIEPGSIITDLSNFEYIHYAIAILIILLTLSATKLTFLIFNTYLKRLAAKTATNLDDIIIKTAEKSVYIIVLLIGAYFALYYIEFPWLTQFFVLIKIISVIIGTWVSIELFRRLIKDYGHELTRKTETRIDDVIIPVAEKLGKIVIIVIGVLIILDILEIKITPMLAGLGIAGIAVALAAQETLSNMFSGVFLMLDHPVKIGERIILDSGELCEVRDIGLRSTKLYNVVEHTMIFVPNEMLAKSKIVNISAPDLRLKVQFPIGVAYGTDVRKVREVLIEIAREAPDVLNDPEPIVVFREFGDFSLNLLLILWIDDIKKKFDVIDYVNQRIDDRFKEEGIEIPFPIRTLYMPDLRERGSKKFDF, encoded by the coding sequence ATGGGAAGAGTGGCGTTCGAGATTGAACCTGGATCAATAATTACAGATTTATCGAACTTCGAATATATCCACTATGCCATAGCGATCCTTATCATCCTGCTGACGCTCTCGGCTACTAAGCTGACCTTCTTGATCTTCAACACATATCTGAAGCGACTTGCAGCAAAGACAGCGACAAACCTGGATGACATCATTATTAAGACCGCAGAGAAGTCTGTTTACATCATTGTACTCTTGATCGGTGCATATTTCGCGCTATATTACATCGAGTTCCCATGGCTCACTCAGTTTTTCGTGCTCATCAAAATAATCAGCGTTATAATCGGGACATGGGTCTCGATCGAGCTTTTCAGGCGATTGATCAAGGACTACGGGCACGAACTTACCAGGAAGACCGAAACAAGGATCGACGATGTGATCATACCCGTCGCCGAGAAACTGGGTAAAATTGTAATCATTGTAATTGGAGTCCTCATCATCCTTGATATTCTTGAGATCAAGATAACACCGATGCTTGCAGGACTGGGGATTGCAGGGATTGCGGTTGCGCTGGCAGCACAGGAAACGCTCTCCAATATGTTCTCTGGCGTATTTCTCATGTTAGATCATCCAGTCAAGATCGGAGAGCGAATAATCCTTGACTCTGGTGAGCTATGTGAGGTGCGTGATATAGGACTTCGAAGTACAAAACTCTATAATGTCGTTGAGCACACGATGATCTTCGTCCCGAATGAGATGCTTGCAAAGAGCAAGATCGTCAATATCTCGGCCCCGGATCTTCGATTGAAAGTTCAATTTCCGATCGGGGTTGCCTATGGTACGGATGTCAGGAAAGTGCGGGAAGTTCTCATTGAGATTGCCAGAGAGGCGCCTGATGTCCTTAACGACCCTGAGCCGATCGTTGTATTCAGGGAATTTGGTGACTTTTCACTCAACCTCCTTTTGATTCTCTGGATCGATGATATAAAGAAGAAGTTTGACGTGATCGACTATGTCAACCAGCGAATCGATGATCGATTCAAGGAAGAGGGGATCGAGATACCATTCCCGATAAGAACGCTTTACATGCCTGATCTTAGAGAAAGGGGGAGTAAAAAATTTGATTTCTAA
- a CDS encoding glycosyl transferase gives MILRFYNLGLRPFHHDEAVHGWFTLKILNTGDYHYQPWAHGPLQYYLTTVVFYLFGTTEFTGRVIPAIIGVLLVASAYPLRRYIGKNGSLFLALFFAISPSILYYSRFFRNDIYIALFAILILIAILRYVDTKKLYWAVSAGIIAALAASTKENAYIVLFIFVSFAILYLIRERGHLKIREIIKTNLPAIISAGIAGLFVYFLLYSFFLQHPSDPFHAIPDALDHWSNYTGGPSGPFYFYIPLMILYELPILLFGILGIIYYWFREKGNVMMLFLSYYFAVSMIIHASIHEKAPWLTIHLILPLAIIAASYLDKLMQMDWNGTKKILTAILGITLVFMAANSLALNYIRFVDPAEPMIQAAQPDMRFAEMMAVTERVAAGIDGYNTSIIVTDNKLETQLLWKLRDFKKIRWRVNINSTLDAPLIFVHDLDADVVEANLEREGYSRMDARILQWYWWKRSDVTLRFILFREMDRASDGYGVVLFYKGE, from the coding sequence GTGATACTCAGGTTCTACAACCTTGGTCTGAGACCTTTTCACCATGATGAGGCGGTTCATGGCTGGTTTACGCTGAAGATCTTAAATACAGGGGATTACCACTACCAGCCATGGGCACACGGTCCGCTACAGTACTACCTCACCACCGTTGTATTCTATCTCTTTGGAACGACTGAGTTCACAGGGAGGGTGATACCCGCGATCATAGGGGTTTTACTTGTTGCATCTGCCTACCCACTCAGACGCTATATCGGAAAGAATGGGTCGCTCTTTCTTGCATTGTTTTTTGCAATATCTCCTTCAATCCTCTACTACTCCCGTTTTTTCAGAAACGATATATATATCGCACTCTTTGCAATTTTAATCTTGATCGCGATACTGAGATATGTTGATACAAAAAAACTCTACTGGGCGGTATCAGCAGGCATCATCGCGGCCCTTGCTGCATCTACAAAGGAGAATGCGTATATCGTGCTCTTTATCTTTGTATCATTCGCAATCCTCTATCTGATACGTGAGCGCGGCCATCTTAAAATTCGTGAAATTATAAAAACAAACCTGCCTGCGATAATATCAGCGGGTATAGCAGGACTCTTCGTCTATTTTCTCCTCTACAGCTTCTTTTTACAGCACCCATCAGATCCTTTCCATGCGATTCCTGATGCGCTTGATCACTGGAGTAACTACACAGGTGGTCCGAGTGGTCCCTTCTACTTCTACATCCCGCTGATGATACTATATGAGCTTCCAATACTTCTATTTGGAATTTTAGGGATCATATACTACTGGTTCAGAGAAAAAGGAAACGTCATGATGTTATTTCTCAGCTACTACTTTGCAGTATCGATGATAATTCATGCGAGTATCCACGAGAAAGCGCCGTGGCTTACAATCCACCTCATACTCCCACTTGCAATCATCGCAGCAAGCTATCTCGATAAACTCATGCAAATGGACTGGAATGGAACAAAGAAGATATTGACCGCTATTCTTGGGATAACACTGGTATTTATGGCCGCAAACAGCCTCGCTCTTAATTATATTCGATTTGTCGATCCTGCCGAGCCGATGATTCAGGCAGCACAGCCTGATATGCGGTTTGCCGAGATGATGGCAGTTACAGAGAGGGTTGCAGCAGGTATTGATGGCTACAACACCTCGATAATTGTGACCGATAACAAGCTTGAGACACAGCTTCTCTGGAAATTGAGAGATTTTAAGAAGATTAGATGGAGGGTCAATATAAATTCAACACTTGATGCACCCCTGATCTTTGTTCATGATCTTGATGCAGATGTTGTCGAGGCAAACCTTGAGCGAGAAGGATACAGCAGGATGGATGCAAGGATTCTGCAGTGGTACTGGTGGAAACGGAGTGATGTAACACTCAGGTTCATACTCTTCAGGGAGATGGACAGGGCATCTGATGGATACGGAGTCGTGCTCTTCTATAAAGGGGAATGA
- a CDS encoding Cobalamin (vitamin B12) biosynthesis CbiB — MIVFDTWIAILVLAILIDILIGEPPEEIHPVVWIGTVIDHLDGRIVRVGGCLDLLKGAGLLATCILLFGLVTFIVMDITGRWFLLEVIVGGFILKSTFSFRYFKDAVRKVYEALSEKDLDLARSQISMLVSRKTDELDEPHLVSATLETASENLVDGIIAPLLFFSVFGVVGAVIYRVINTADSMLGYRNERYRDVGFVSAKLDDLLNFIPARAGGVLIALACMRGFDTMIENRKKCPSPNSCYPMAAIAGGLGVWLEKSGEYRINEEGRAPTPRDIDRCLEVMDLVFVMVILIVVVILTGW, encoded by the coding sequence ATGATCGTGTTTGATACCTGGATCGCCATTCTTGTTCTTGCGATTCTCATCGATATCCTCATCGGTGAACCGCCCGAAGAGATTCATCCTGTTGTATGGATCGGAACCGTGATCGATCATCTGGATGGGCGGATTGTGCGCGTGGGGGGATGTTTGGATCTTTTAAAAGGTGCAGGGCTTCTTGCTACATGCATCCTCTTATTTGGGCTCGTTACCTTCATTGTGATGGATATTACAGGCAGATGGTTTCTTCTCGAAGTTATTGTGGGAGGATTTATTCTGAAAAGCACGTTCTCATTTAGATACTTCAAGGACGCAGTGAGAAAGGTTTATGAGGCTCTGAGTGAGAAGGATCTCGATCTGGCGAGGTCACAGATCTCGATGCTTGTGAGTCGTAAGACTGATGAGCTTGATGAACCGCATCTCGTAAGTGCCACCTTAGAAACCGCATCAGAGAACCTTGTTGATGGCATCATCGCACCACTTCTCTTTTTTTCGGTATTTGGAGTTGTTGGGGCTGTTATATACAGGGTTATTAATACCGCAGACTCGATGCTTGGATACAGGAACGAGCGCTACAGAGACGTTGGTTTTGTATCAGCAAAGCTCGATGATCTCCTGAACTTCATTCCAGCAAGAGCTGGCGGGGTTCTGATCGCGCTTGCCTGCATGCGCGGTTTTGATACGATGATTGAGAATCGTAAAAAGTGTCCCAGTCCGAACTCATGTTACCCGATGGCAGCAATTGCAGGTGGTCTTGGGGTCTGGCTTGAGAAAAGCGGGGAGTACAGGATAAATGAAGAGGGGAGGGCGCCCACTCCGAGAGATATTGATCGTTGCCTTGAGGTGATGGATCTCGTTTTTGTAATGGTGATTCTTATTGTGGTTGTGATTCTTACTGGATGGTGA